One Longimicrobiales bacterium DNA segment encodes these proteins:
- a CDS encoding tryptophan 2,3-dioxygenase family protein, with product MPITYSSYLRLPELLALQTPASEPPEHDETLFIVVHQVYELWFKQILHELDRMQVLLDADDDSRVRHTFKRVLTILKVLVAQLDILETMTPLEFLTFRDRLESGSGFQSFQFRAIEFALGLKRHSAVSHYPEGSPARLWLEQRFARVTIWDSFLHYLARRGHPVPVAHLERDVSAAVQEDAALQAVLLDIYRNDADAREMCERFVDLDEGIQEWRYRHVKMVERTIGMKRGTGGSAGSEYLRTTLRPAFPDLWQIRTEL from the coding sequence ATGCCGATCACGTATTCGAGCTACCTGCGTCTGCCGGAGCTGCTGGCGCTGCAGACGCCCGCGTCGGAGCCGCCCGAGCACGATGAGACGCTGTTCATCGTGGTGCACCAGGTCTACGAGCTGTGGTTCAAGCAGATCCTGCACGAGCTCGACCGGATGCAGGTGCTGCTCGATGCCGATGACGATTCACGGGTACGGCACACGTTCAAGCGCGTGCTGACGATCCTCAAGGTGCTCGTCGCCCAGCTCGACATCCTCGAGACGATGACGCCGCTCGAGTTCCTGACGTTCCGCGACCGCCTCGAGTCCGGCAGCGGGTTCCAGTCGTTTCAGTTCCGCGCGATCGAATTCGCCCTCGGCCTGAAGCGGCACAGTGCCGTATCACACTATCCGGAGGGCTCGCCGGCCCGGCTGTGGCTCGAGCAGCGCTTCGCGCGCGTCACGATCTGGGATTCCTTTCTGCACTACCTGGCGCGGCGCGGTCACCCGGTGCCGGTTGCGCACCTGGAACGGGACGTGTCTGCCGCGGTACAGGAAGATGCCGCTCTTCAGGCCGTGCTCCTCGACATCTATCGTAACGACGCGGACGCGCGTGAGATGTGCGAGCGCTTCGTCGATCTGGACGAGGGAATCCAGGAATGGCGCTACCGTCATGTGAAGATGGTCGAGCGCACGATTGGCATGAAGCGGGGTACGGGTGGGAGCGCTGGCTCGGAGTATCTCAGGACCACATTGCGTCCCGCGTTCCCCGACCTGTGGCAGATCCGAACGGAGCTCTGA
- a CDS encoding glycogen-binding domain-containing protein, with protein sequence MSLLPILLLCAVPASAQQWTADAYVGGTRYDALAAVAAAANLIGNVRLESPLLFAYLSAAAPLDGDSPAWSALGVGTRLRRGPDRARVGVDLGFDAYAFRNPTITGQGLTTHVLPLVGMTRGDFDLQVQGGRRDHLVGGEAGTSSRHMYEAGARAIVGRDAGYGVADVRLLVSGGQTYPLAQLQIGTAFAAARVWGSAGRWFGDDLQETVWSAGGSYAVGTRGEMWAGVRHDIDPLYPSPPRTSWNVGYSMKLGRVERVMPAPELRDGRIIVRLARRHAAAPPSIAGEFSDWQPLPMHASGSDWVIEIPAGPGVYRFAFVSSTGEWFVPEGYPGRMDDDMGGHVAVVVVP encoded by the coding sequence TTGTCCCTGCTCCCGATCCTGCTGCTGTGCGCTGTGCCTGCCTCCGCCCAGCAGTGGACGGCGGACGCGTACGTGGGCGGCACTCGTTATGACGCGCTCGCGGCGGTCGCGGCCGCCGCCAATCTCATCGGCAATGTACGGCTCGAATCCCCCCTCCTCTTCGCCTATCTCTCGGCGGCGGCGCCTCTGGATGGCGATTCGCCCGCGTGGAGTGCGCTGGGAGTGGGCACCCGTCTGCGCCGCGGCCCCGATCGCGCACGCGTCGGAGTCGACCTGGGCTTTGACGCCTACGCCTTCCGTAACCCGACCATTACCGGCCAGGGTCTGACGACGCACGTGCTGCCGCTGGTCGGCATGACCCGTGGCGATTTCGACCTGCAGGTGCAGGGCGGCAGGCGCGACCATCTTGTCGGCGGTGAGGCTGGCACATCGAGCCGGCACATGTACGAAGCAGGTGCGCGTGCCATCGTCGGCCGCGACGCCGGATACGGCGTCGCCGATGTGCGCCTGCTGGTCTCGGGGGGACAGACGTACCCGCTGGCGCAACTGCAGATCGGTACGGCGTTCGCCGCCGCTCGCGTGTGGGGCTCCGCCGGTCGCTGGTTCGGAGACGACCTCCAGGAAACGGTCTGGAGTGCCGGCGGCAGCTACGCGGTCGGCACGCGCGGCGAGATGTGGGCGGGAGTTCGCCACGATATCGACCCGCTCTATCCGAGTCCGCCACGCACCTCGTGGAACGTCGGTTATTCGATGAAGCTGGGGCGCGTGGAGCGGGTCATGCCTGCGCCCGAGCTGCGCGACGGTCGGATCATCGTACGCCTGGCGCGCCGTCATGCAGCCGCACCTCCGTCCATTGCGGGCGAGTTCAGCGACTGGCAGCCGCTGCCGATGCACGCATCGGGCTCCGACTGGGTGATCGAAATCCCCGCAGGGCCGGGCGTGTACCGGTTCGCGTTCGTGTCCTCCACCGGAGAATGGTTCGTTCCGGAGGGTTATCCCGGCCGCATGGATGATGACATGGGCGGACACGTGGCCGTCGTGGTGGTACCGTGA
- a CDS encoding sigma-70 family RNA polymerase sigma factor, translating into MSDAELVARVLAGDHDSYKYLVQRHQDVMFRVAYSLVLDDDVAADIVQDAFVRAYVSLARCRDRSRFRVWLLATLRNRALDYLKEKRRGDQSLEAEGVARRAEALGAHTDAEDERHALRTALEDALARLSDPLREAFVLRHVEQLSVEETASVLGTGVSAVKMRVHRAREQLKEWLASDWGEDEDDVTPDTLHSSFE; encoded by the coding sequence ATGAGCGATGCCGAGCTGGTCGCGCGCGTCCTCGCCGGAGACCACGACAGCTACAAGTATCTCGTCCAGCGCCATCAGGACGTCATGTTCCGCGTCGCGTATTCGCTCGTGCTCGACGACGACGTCGCAGCGGACATTGTCCAGGACGCTTTCGTGCGCGCCTACGTCAGCCTCGCCCGCTGCCGCGACCGCAGCCGCTTCCGTGTCTGGCTCCTCGCCACGCTGCGTAACCGCGCCCTCGACTATCTCAAGGAAAAGCGGCGCGGCGACCAGTCCCTGGAGGCGGAAGGCGTCGCGCGCCGTGCCGAGGCCCTTGGCGCGCATACCGACGCCGAGGACGAGCGCCACGCGCTGCGGACTGCTCTCGAAGACGCCCTGGCCCGACTCTCCGATCCGCTCCGTGAAGCCTTTGTGCTGCGGCACGTCGAGCAGCTCTCCGTGGAGGAGACAGCCTCCGTGCTCGGTACCGGCGTCAGCGCCGTCAAAATGAGGGTGCACCGCGCTCGCGAGCAGCTGAAGGAATGGCTGGCCAGTGACTGGGGCGAAGACGAGGACGATGTGACCCCGGACACGCTCCATTCGTCCTTTGAATGA
- a CDS encoding glycogen-binding domain-containing protein, whose translation MDDRLHASLDGDLTPEDLTPAERAAKAAFDARVSRLRTDLDRHAPADIDQTVMRRIRDLGLEPLPAPAEPLLRRIAHSAWTAHEYRLSVRPVYGLAAAAVLAFVMFYGGALLGGSILPGTAADPAPGPAAVAPANVPAAPIYVQFRLEAGAASDVTLAGSFSDWQPTHTMQQSADGVWTILVPLAPGVHDYGFIVDGDRWVPDPYAPQVDDGFGGVNSRLTVLTPADRL comes from the coding sequence ATGGATGACCGACTTCACGCCTCGCTCGACGGCGATCTGACGCCCGAGGACCTCACGCCCGCAGAACGCGCCGCCAAGGCTGCGTTCGACGCCCGCGTGAGCCGGTTGCGCACGGATCTCGACCGTCATGCACCCGCTGACATCGACCAGACGGTGATGCGGCGCATCCGTGATCTCGGTCTCGAGCCCCTGCCGGCTCCCGCGGAGCCGCTCCTCCGCCGGATCGCGCATTCCGCATGGACCGCACACGAGTACCGGCTGTCCGTCCGCCCCGTCTACGGTCTCGCGGCCGCCGCCGTTCTCGCGTTCGTGATGTTCTACGGCGGAGCCCTGCTGGGCGGCTCCATCCTGCCGGGTACAGCGGCAGACCCGGCTCCGGGGCCGGCCGCGGTGGCGCCCGCCAACGTCCCCGCGGCACCGATCTACGTACAGTTCCGGCTCGAGGCAGGTGCCGCCAGTGATGTGACGCTCGCAGGCTCGTTCTCGGACTGGCAGCCCACGCACACCATGCAGCAGTCGGCGGACGGCGTATGGACGATCCTCGTACCGCTGGCGCCAGGTGTCCACGATTACGGCTTCATCGTCGATGGTGACCGCTGGGTACCCGACCCCTACGCGCCGCAGGTCGATGACGGCTTCGGCGGCGTGAACAGCCGGCTGACCGTACTCACTCCTGCAGACCGTCTGTGA